Proteins co-encoded in one Prunus persica cultivar Lovell chromosome G6, Prunus_persica_NCBIv2, whole genome shotgun sequence genomic window:
- the LOC18772366 gene encoding uncharacterized protein LOC18772366 isoform X2: MLCESLRDRIQPWLRDYDRLQSLAVILLYIQVGCALVGSLGALYNGVLLINLAIALFALVAIESSSQSLGRTYAVLLVCTVFLDVFWFILFSHEIWNLSPGSNTIWYIFSVKLTLVMQIVGFSVRLSSSFLWIQIYRLGLSYVDTIALPREADFDLRNSFLSPTTPVVPRQTSDSSDALGGSIYDPAYYSSLFEDGQGKCYSGNGSTSAAEASKEEKAADQPNSV, from the exons ATGCTTTGTGAATCATTGCGTGATCGAATACAGCCATGGCTTCGTGATTACGACAGGCTTCAATCATTGGCCGTCATCCTCCTCTACATTCAG GTTGGGTGTGCATTGGTGGGATCGCTGGGAGCACTGTACAACGGGGTGTTGCTGATAAATCTGGCGATTGCATTGTTCGCTCTGGTAGCAATCGAGAGCAGCAGTCAGAGCCTCGGCCGTACATATGCCGTCCTTCTCGTCTGCACCGTCTTCCTCGATGTCTTTTGGTTCATTCTCTTTTCCCACGAAATATG GAACCTTTCTCCTGGGAGTAATACAATTTGGTACATCTTCTCAGTGAAACTCACTCTCGTCATGCAAATTGTTGGCTTTTCTGTGAGGTTATCCTCCTCCTTCTTGTGGATTCAGATTTACAGGTTGGGCCTTTCCTATGTAGACACTATTGCACTTCCTAGAGAAGCCGATTTTGATTTGAGAAATAGTTTCTTGAGTCCAACTACTCCTGTTGTACCTCGACAAACTTCAGATTCTAGTGATGCTTTAGGGGGCTCTATTTATGATCCAGCTTATTACTCATCACTCTTTGAAGATGGTCAG ggAAAATGTTACAGTGGCAATGGATCTACTTCTGCTGCTGAAGCTTCTAAG GAGGAGAAGGCAGCAGACCAGCCTAATTCCGTTTAA
- the LOC18772366 gene encoding uncharacterized protein LOC18772366 isoform X3 produces MLCESLRDRIQPWLRDYDRLQSLAVILLYIQVGCALVGSLGALYNGVLLINLAIALFALVAIESSSQSLGRTYAVLLVCTVFLDVFWFILFSHEIWNLSPGSNTIWYIFSVKLTLVMQIVGFSVRLSSSFLWIQIYRLGLSYVDTIALPREADFDLRNSFLSPTTPVVPRQTSDSSDALGGSIYDPAYYSSLFEDGQEEKAADQPNSV; encoded by the exons ATGCTTTGTGAATCATTGCGTGATCGAATACAGCCATGGCTTCGTGATTACGACAGGCTTCAATCATTGGCCGTCATCCTCCTCTACATTCAG GTTGGGTGTGCATTGGTGGGATCGCTGGGAGCACTGTACAACGGGGTGTTGCTGATAAATCTGGCGATTGCATTGTTCGCTCTGGTAGCAATCGAGAGCAGCAGTCAGAGCCTCGGCCGTACATATGCCGTCCTTCTCGTCTGCACCGTCTTCCTCGATGTCTTTTGGTTCATTCTCTTTTCCCACGAAATATG GAACCTTTCTCCTGGGAGTAATACAATTTGGTACATCTTCTCAGTGAAACTCACTCTCGTCATGCAAATTGTTGGCTTTTCTGTGAGGTTATCCTCCTCCTTCTTGTGGATTCAGATTTACAGGTTGGGCCTTTCCTATGTAGACACTATTGCACTTCCTAGAGAAGCCGATTTTGATTTGAGAAATAGTTTCTTGAGTCCAACTACTCCTGTTGTACCTCGACAAACTTCAGATTCTAGTGATGCTTTAGGGGGCTCTATTTATGATCCAGCTTATTACTCATCACTCTTTGAAGATGGTCAG GAGGAGAAGGCAGCAGACCAGCCTAATTCCGTTTAA
- the LOC18772366 gene encoding uncharacterized protein LOC18772366 isoform X1, whose amino-acid sequence MLCESLRDRIQPWLRDYDRLQSLAVILLYIQVGCALVGSLGALYNGVLLINLAIALFALVAIESSSQSLGRTYAVLLVCTVFLDVFWFILFSHEIWNLSPGSNTIWYIFSVKLTLVMQIVGFSVRLSSSFLWIQIYRLGLSYVDTIALPREADFDLRNSFLSPTTPVVPRQTSDSSDALGGSIYDPAYYSSLFEDGQGKCYSGNGSTSAAEASKVKPSVVRSFEFVDEEKAADQPNSV is encoded by the exons ATGCTTTGTGAATCATTGCGTGATCGAATACAGCCATGGCTTCGTGATTACGACAGGCTTCAATCATTGGCCGTCATCCTCCTCTACATTCAG GTTGGGTGTGCATTGGTGGGATCGCTGGGAGCACTGTACAACGGGGTGTTGCTGATAAATCTGGCGATTGCATTGTTCGCTCTGGTAGCAATCGAGAGCAGCAGTCAGAGCCTCGGCCGTACATATGCCGTCCTTCTCGTCTGCACCGTCTTCCTCGATGTCTTTTGGTTCATTCTCTTTTCCCACGAAATATG GAACCTTTCTCCTGGGAGTAATACAATTTGGTACATCTTCTCAGTGAAACTCACTCTCGTCATGCAAATTGTTGGCTTTTCTGTGAGGTTATCCTCCTCCTTCTTGTGGATTCAGATTTACAGGTTGGGCCTTTCCTATGTAGACACTATTGCACTTCCTAGAGAAGCCGATTTTGATTTGAGAAATAGTTTCTTGAGTCCAACTACTCCTGTTGTACCTCGACAAACTTCAGATTCTAGTGATGCTTTAGGGGGCTCTATTTATGATCCAGCTTATTACTCATCACTCTTTGAAGATGGTCAG ggAAAATGTTACAGTGGCAATGGATCTACTTCTGCTGCTGAAGCTTCTAAGGTGAAACCATCTGTAGTCAGATCTTTTGAGTTTGTAGAT GAGGAGAAGGCAGCAGACCAGCCTAATTCCGTTTAA
- the LOC18774312 gene encoding E3 ubiquitin-protein ligase RDUF2 translates to MEEARYWCHVCSQMVDPIMEVEMKCPFCQSGFIEEMNSNTRDSHEADSDFGSDRALSLWAPILLGMMNNPHRRRRLRRLDFDEDEDDDNDDGEARHGGDTELDRELESIIRRRRRNSATILQLLQGIRAGSASESENSESDRDRDRDRDRERERERERERVILINPFSQTIIVQGSYDSNQGQNNNHTPMGSLGDYFIGPGLDLLLQHLAENDPNRYGTPPAQKEAVEALPTVTIKENLQCSVCLDDFEAGVEAKEMPCKHKFHSGCILPWLELHSSCPVCRFQLPADESKRDSDNSRNSSDQRESENIGGDGGGVEGDGDGRNGSGRRFSIPWPFNGLFSNSGSQSSGSGGNSSSAANATGSGSASRTDEN, encoded by the coding sequence atggagGAAGCAAGGTATTGGTGTCACGTGTGTTCTCAAATGGTGGATCCCATCATGGAAGTAGAAATGAAATGCCCATTTTGCCAAAGCGGATTTATTGAGGAAATGAATAGCAACACGAGGGACAGTCATGAAGCTGACTCTGATTTTGGATCAGATCGAGCCCTCTCCCTCTGGGCACCAATCTTGCTGGGAATGATGAACAATCCCCATCGACGCCGAAGATTAAGACGACTAGACTTtgatgaggatgaggatgatgataatgatgatgGCGAGGCCCGCCATGGCGGAGACACTGAATTGGACAGGGAACTTGAATCAATCATccgaaggaggaggagaaacTCGGCTACTATTCTACAGCTGCTTCAAGGCATTCGAGCTGGCTCGGCATCTGAGTCTGAGAATTCTGAGAGTGATAGGGATAGGGATAGGGATAGGgatagggagagagaaagggaaaggGAAAGGGAACGAGTAATTCTGATCAATCCTTTCAGTCAAACCATCATTGTTCAGGGTTCTTATGATTCGAATCAGGGCCAAAACAACAATCACACTCCTATGGGTTCATTAGGCGATTATTTTATTGGGCCTGGTTTAGATTTATTGCTGCAACATTTGGCAGAGAATGATCCTAACAGATATGGGACTCCGCCAGCGCAAAAGGAGGCAGTGGAAGCTCTGCCCACTGTGACAATCAAGGAGAATTTGCAGTGTTCAGTGTGCTTGGATGATTTTGAGGCTGGTGTAGAAGCAAAAGAGATGCCATGTAAGCATAAATTCCATAGCGGGTGTATTCTGCCATGGCTGGAGCTTCATAGTTCCTGTCCAGTATGCAGGTTTCAGTTGCCTGCTGATGAATCCAAACGCGATTCTGATAATTCTAGGAACAGCAGTGACCAAAGGGAGAGTGAAAACAtaggtggtgatggtggtggggTGGAGGGAGATGGGGATGGGAGAAACGGAAGCGGAAGAAGGTTTTCAATTCCATGGCCTTTCAATGGTCTGTTTTCTAACTCAGGATCTCAATCTAGTGGCAGTGGGGGTAATTCTTCCTCAGCAGCAAATGCAACTGGAAGTGGAAGCGCTTCTCGAACAGATGAGAATTGA
- the LOC18771977 gene encoding pyruvate kinase, cytosolic isozyme codes for MDQRPKTKIVCTLGPASRSVPMVEKLLRAGMNVARFNFSHGSHEYHQETLDNLRAAMESTGILCAVMLDTKGPEIRTGFLKDAKPVQLKQGQEITISTDYSIKGDETTICMSYKKLAEDVKPGSMILCADGTISFLVLSCDKQKGLVQCRCENSAVLGERKNVNLPGVVVDLPTLTDKDKEDILKWGVPNKIDMIALSFVRKGSDLVEVRKLLGKHSKNILLMSKVENQEGVANFDDILANSDAFMVARGDLGMEIPIEKIFLAQKVMIYKCNIQGKPVVTATQMLESMIKSPRPTRAEATDVANAVLDGTDCVMLSGETAAGAYPELAVRTMAKICVEAESTLHYGDVFKRIMDHSPVPMSPLESLASSAVKTANSSKAALILVLTRGGSTAKLVAKYRPGMPILSVVVPEIKTDCFDWSCSDEAPARHSLIFRGLVPVLSAGSSRASHAETTDEALDFAIQHAKTKGLCKNGDAVVALHRDGTASVIKILTVK; via the exons ATGGATCAGAGGCCCAAGACGAAGATCGTGTGCACGCTAGGACCTGCATCGCGTTCGGTGCCCATGGTCGAGAAGCTGCTCAGGGCCGGAATGAACGTTGCGCGCTTCAACTTCTCCCATGGCTCCCACGAATACCATCAGGAGACCCTCGACAATCTCAGGGCCGCCATGGAATCCACCGGTATTCTATGCGCCGTCATGCTCGACACCAAG GGTCCAGAGATTCGAACTGGATTTCTCAAGGATGCCAAACCTGTCCAGCTCAAACAGGGCCAAGAAATCACCATATCCACTGACTATAGCATCAAGGGTGATGAAACTACCATTTGCATGAGCTACAAGAAGTTGGCTGAGGATGTCAAGCCAGGGAGCATGATACTCTGCGCTGATGGCACTATCTcatttttggttttatctTGTGACAAGCAAAAGGGTTTGGTTCAATGCCGCTGTGAGAACTCTGCTGTTCTCGGTGAGAGAAAGAACGTTAATCTTCCAGGGGTCGTAGTGGATCTCCCAACCTTAACAGACAAGGACAAAGAAGATATTCTTAAGTGGGGAGTTCCAAATAAGATTGACATGATTGCTCTGTCTTTTGTTCGGAAAGGTTCCGACCTTGTGGAGGTTAGGAAGCTCCTTGGAAAGCATTCTAAGAATATCCTTCTCATGTCAAAG GTTGAGAATCAGGAAGGGGTGGCGAACTTTGATGACATCCTTGCAAATTCAGATGCATTCATGGTGGCACGAGGTGATCTTGGAATGGAAATTCCAATTGAAAAGATCTTCCTTGCCCAGAAAGTGATGATCTATAAGTGCAACATCCAAGGAAAACCCGTCGTCACGGCAACACAGATGTTGGAGTCAATGATCAAATCTCCACGTCCAACTAGGGCTGAAGCTACTGATGTTGCCAATGCGGTTCTAGATGGCACAGATTGTGTGATGTTAAGTGGTGAGACTGCTGCAGGAGCTTATCCTGAACTTGCAGTTCGGACCATGGCAAAAATATGCGTAGAAGCAGAAAGTACCCTTCATTATGGAGATGTCTTCAAAAGGATTATGGATCATTCTCCTGTGCCCATGAGCCCATTAGAGAGCCTGGCTTCTTCTGCCGTTAAAACAGCCAACTCGTCCAAAGCAGCTCTTATTTTGGTCCTAACCAGAGGAGGAAGTACCGCAAAACTGGTGGCTAAGTACAGACCAGGCATGCCTATACTGTCTGTTGTTGTCCCTGAGATCAAGACCGATTGCTTTGACTGGTCATGCAGTGATGAAGCTCCAGCAAGGCATAGTCTAATTTTCCGTGGCTTGGTTCCAGTTTTAAGTGCAGGATCTTCCAGGGCCTCTCATGCAGAGACGACTGACGAAGCACTGGACTTTGCCATTCAACATGCTAAGACGAAGGGGCTCTGCAAGAATGGAGATGCTGTTGTGGCTCTGCACCGTGATGGAACAGCATCTGTGATCAAGATCTTGACTGTGAAGTGA
- the LOC18772582 gene encoding glucosidase 2 subunit beta has product MKVKMRFIAVVLCVLCLLSESIVRSASSSPKNQFLGISPEDEKYYKSSEVIKCKDGSKKFSRAQLNDDFCDCPDGTDEPGTSACPGGKFYCRNVGHTPLLVFSSRVNDGICDCCDGSDEYDGKVKCPNTCWEAGKVARDKLKKKIATYHEGVSVRKHEVEQARVAMAKDEAELSKLQNEEKILKRLVEQLKERKEQIEKAEEKERLQKEKEEQERKEAEEKANPEKTKVEEEIKHGRSEVVENSDGEHKPTESTYEDKIGILEDSHSYQDTAEKHDDLAAKDDHIDTPEHKGSLVEGVEQHAVKQKEESVAISETDSGSGSKVPPDEGKDASEKTESLSREELGRLVASRWTGEDASKEGGDVDNAKDNDHEDHEEAPKDTHEGEYDGYASETDDDNQRYDDEDVDDDFGEVDQGDSDSSYKYESDTDSDFSDVTTSTSLLEKIQKTVLNLLQAVNVFQTPVNRSEAASVRKEYDESSAKLSKIHSRISSLTQKLKHDFGPNKEFYSFYDRCFESKQNKYVYKVCPYKQASQVEGHSTTRLGSWEKFEDSYKVMVFANGDKCWNGPDRSLKVRLKCGLKNEVADVDEPSRCEYVALLSTPALCLEEKLQELQHKLELLNKEQPQGHDEL; this is encoded by the exons ATGAAGGTAAAGATGCGCTTCATTGCCGTGGTGCTGTGCGTTTTGTGTCTACTCTCAGAATCAATTGTTAGATCAgcatcttcttctcccaaGAACCAATTTCTCGGAATTTCTCCCGAAG ATGAGAAATACTACAAATCATCGGAGGTGATAAAATGCAAAGATGGATCCAAGAAATTCAGCAGAGCTCAGCTCAACGATGACTTCTGCGATTGCCCTGATGGCACCGACGAGCCTG GTACATCTGCATGCCCAGGTGGAAAATTCTATTGTCGGAATGTGGGACACACACCTCTCCTGGTATTTTCATCTAGAGTGAATGATGGAATTTGTG ACTGCTGTGATGGGAGTGATGAGTATGACGGTAAAGTAAAGTGCCCAAATACATGTTGGGAGGCTGGGAAAGTGGCCAGAGATAAGCTGAAAAAGAAGATTGCTACTTACCACGAGGGGGTTTCTGTACGGAAGCATGAAGTTGAACAAGCCAGAGTAGCTATGGCCAAAGACGAGGCAGAACTATCAAAGTtgcaaaatgaagagaaaatacTGAAAAGGCTTGTTGAACAGCTGAAAG AGCGTAAAGAACAAATAGAGAAGGCAGAAGAGAAGGAACGGTtacagaaggaaaaagaagagcaGGAGAGAAAAGAAGCCGAAGAGAAAGCTAACCCAGAGAAAACCAAAGTTGAAGAGGAAATTAAGCACGGCAGAAGTGAGGTTGTGGAGAACTCTGACGGTGAACATAAACCTACAGAAAGTACATATGAAGATAAAATTGGGATTTTGGAGGATTCTCATTCATATCAG GATACAGCAGAGAAACATGATGACTTAGCTGCCAAAGATGATCATATTGATACTCCTGAACATAAAGGATCTTTGGTTGAGGGTGTAGAACAG CATGCAGTAAAGCAGAAGGAAGAGTCTGTTGCTATATCTGAAACTGACTCTGGTTCTGGGAGCAAGGTGCCTCCTGATGAG GGCAAGGATGCATCAGAAAAGACTGAGTCATTGTCAAGGGAAGAGTTAGGCCGCCTAGTTGCTTCTCGTTGGACTGGGGAAGATGCCTCAAAGGAAGGAGGGGACGTTGATAATGCAAAAGATAATGATCATGAAGATCATGAAGAGGCGCCAAAGGACACCCATGAGGGGGAGTATGATGGCtatgcttcagaaactgatgATGACAACCAACgttatgatgatgaagatgtaGATGATGATTTTGGAGAGGTGGATCAGGGTGATTCTGATTCTTCATACAAATATGAGTCAGACACTGATTCAGACTTCTCAG ATGTAACAACCTCAACATCTTTGTTGGAGAAGATACAAAAAACTGTGCTGAACCTCCTACAGGCTGTTAATGTATTTCAGACTCCAGTGAACCGATCAG AAGCTGCTAGTGTACGGAAGGAGTATGATGAATCCAGTGCCAAGTTGTCTAAGATACATTCAAGAATATCAAGTTTGACACAAAAGCTAAAACATGATTTTG GGCCAAATAAGGAGTTCTATTCATTCTATGATCGTTGTTTTGAAAGCAAGCAGAATAA GTATGTTTACAAAGTATGCCCATATAAACAAGCTTCCCAGGTGGAGGGCCACTCTACAACTCGTTTAGG GAGCTGGGAAAAATTTGAGGACTCATATAAAGTCATGGTCTTTGCAAATGGTGATAAGTGCTGGAATGGGCCCGATAGAAGTTTGAAG GTCAGACTTAAGTGTGGATTGAAAAATGAGGTTGCTGATGTTGATGAACCAAGCCGTTGCGA GTATGTAGCATTGTTATCTACTCCAGCCCTTTGCTTGGAGGAAAAACTTCAG GAACTGCAACACAAATTAGAGTTGTTGAACAAAGAACAACCGCAAGGCCACGATGAACTTTAA
- the LOC18772871 gene encoding uncharacterized protein LOC18772871 has protein sequence MEGSSLLSHSCCSSPTLKPHLSFSLSFTLSSSSSSSLLFGKSHLLGLIQRPLLATVSLSSPRTSLRTSTFTLDEALEKPNSDSREMLPKIDKSGRFCSPRAARELALSIVYAACLEGSDPVRLFEKRMNVRREPGYEFDRASLLEYNPMSFGGPPVTVETVEEADELLRNDEKESAIEAEVLAAPPKLVYSKLILRFTRKLLVAVMDKWDSHVLVIDKVAPPNWKDEPAGRILELCILHLAMSEITVLETRHPIVINEAVDLAKRFCDGSAPRVINGCLRTFVKGIEETGGLTTALGYKQKVVT, from the exons ATGGAGGGAAGCTCGCTTCTCAGTCACAGCTGCTGCTCTTCTCCCACTTTAAAACCCCATCTATCTTTCTCATTAAGTTTCactctctcctcttcttcgtcttcttctttgcTCTTCGGAAAATCCCACCTTCTGGGTTTAATCCAAAGACCATTGTTGGCCACCGTATCGCTATCCTCCCCTCGAACCTCTCTCCGCACTTCGACCTTCACTCTCGACGAAGCTCTGGAAAAGCCCAACAGTGATTCAAGAGAGATGTTGCCCAAGATTGATAAGAGTGGCAGATTTTGCAGCCCCAGAGCCGCCAGAGAGCTCGCTCT GTCGATTGTTTATGCTGCTTGTTTAGAAGGTTCTGACCCAGTACGGTTATTCGAAAAGCGAATGAATGTCCGTCGAG AACCCGGGTATGAATTCGACAGGGCTTCGTTGCTTGAATATAATCCCATGAGCTTCGGAGGACCCCCGGTCACAGTTGAAACTGTCGAAGAAGCAGATGAGCTTCTGCGGAATGATGAAAAGGAATCTGCAATTG aaGCAGAAGTTCTTGCAGCTCCTCCAAAATTGGTATACAGCAAACTGATTTTGCG ATTTACTAGGAAACTTCTGGTTGCAGTCATGGATAAATGGGACAGTCATGTGCTTGTCATTGACAAGGTTGCCCCTCCAAATTGGAAG GATGAGCCAGCTGGCAGAATCTTGGAACTTTGCATCCTTCACTTGGCAATGTCAGAAATAACAGTGCTAGAAACACGACACCCGATTGTCATTAACGAG GCTGTAGATCTTGCTAAACGGTTCTGTGATGGATCTGCACCCCGTGTTATCAATGGTTGTCTTAGAACATTCGTGAAAGGTATTGAAGAAACTGGTGGTTTAACAACGGCCTTGGGGTATAAACAGAAAGTGGTCACATGA